ATGTCATCTTTAGAAAcaattaattttaataaaaatataaacgAAACAGTACCTAACGTATctaaaaaaagtaaaaaagATGTAGAGGGTAAGAAAGTGGATAAATGTAAGAAAAGTCAAGGACttgatgatataaatgaatcAAGAAAAAgaccaaaaaaaaatatgtcAACGAActcaaataataataatttatcaGTTGAAAATGAGAAAGATAGTTTATCTGAATCTTTTGAAAAATTTTGTGAGGATCATATGAAGGAAagtgttttttttttggatGCAGAGAAAGATACATCACATAGTAAAGAAGCTGGTGATGAAAACGAACATGAAAGAAATGATTATGaggaagaaaaaagaaaaaacaattttgataaaaaaagaaaaaatatttcatcTCCTGATAACAAATTTGAACATCCAGACACAAcatattatgatatattaaatgtaaGTCCAGATGCAGATTCAAgtgaaattaaaaaaagcTATTATAAATTAGCTTTAGAGTATCATCCAGACAAAAATCCAGGAGATGAAGAAGCAAAAGTAAAATTTCAAAAAGTGAATGAAGCATATCAAATATTAAGtgataaagaaaaaagagCTGAATATGATAGTATAGGTATGCAATGTGTTGATGACGTGACTTTAATTGATCCAtctcttttatttatgatGTTGTTTAGTTCTGAAAAATTATGTGATTATATTGGAGTGTATGATTTAacatatatgtttaattttataatgaGATCAATGAATAAAGGACATGCCAATGGgattatatttaatatgtttGGATTTATGAATAAGTTTTTTGATAAATTTAAGAAAGATCAAGAAAACAGAGAATTTGATTTGGCAGtttctttaaaatatagGTTACAGGGATATGTAAATGGTGATGATGATTGGGAGAAACAAATGGAAAATGAACTAGGCGATTTACTTGAATCTAATTTTTCTGGTCATATTTTAGAATCTGTGGGATGGATATATGAGAATGTAGcaaaatgttatatattaaagaataCAACATTTATGGGATGGGGTGCAAGATCAGcaaa
The sequence above is drawn from the Plasmodium gaboni strain SY75 chromosome Unknown, whole genome shotgun sequence genome and encodes:
- a CDS encoding putative DnaJ protein, giving the protein MSSLETINFNKNINETVPNVSKKSKKDVEGKKVDKCKKSQGLDDINESRKRPKKNMSTNSNNNNLSVENEKDSLSESFEKFCEDHMKESVFFLDAEKDTSHSKEAGDENEHERNDYEEEKRKNNFDKKRKNISSPDNKFEHPDTTYYDILNVSPDADSSEIKKSYYKLALEYHPDKNPGDEEAKVKFQKVNEAYQILSDKEKRAEYDSIGMQCVDDVTLIDPSLLFMMLFSSEKLCDYIGVYDLTYMFNFIMRSMNKGHANGIIFNMFGFMNKFFDKFKKDQENREFDLAVSLKYRLQGYVNGDDDWEKQMENELGDLLESNFSGHILESVGWIYENVAKCYILKNTTFMGWGARSAKKEYKKRYKMNYKCVFRSIFNTMGMLANFVMNPLPFMIEGNKNYNNMTQIKNNESTSTTHTICSMSSNRGPYSLQNINRQSDYNNKLTMEAYIKKIFDSLMSTIVTLFLNIIEGTVRTSCKMVLIELDVDKDTLLKRAQGMKLLGEKMQKLANIKKRESENKEMDCMDLIEKAIKEAKLKMKSYKTEN